A part of Paenibacillus sp. sptzw28 genomic DNA contains:
- the pyk gene encoding pyruvate kinase, with amino-acid sequence MSIDMICTIGPASFSPAVIRELILGGMTTARLNLSHGTHDSHRTIIRNLREASSEIDRPIRIMGDLQGPKIRLGEIEGNGVFLEEGQPFELLVTPITGNVHRADIDYPGITGDIGSGSLILINDGMVKLEVTEVSSQRIKTKVTVGGQISSNKGVNFPGTKLNIPALTDKDREDLAFLLEEGVDLIACSFIRQAVHLEQIRDVCRSLTGSVPKLVAKIETVEGVKNFRDIAAHSEGIMIARGDLGVELPFEQIPLIQKALLRECRISGTYVITATQMLQSMIDQPIPTRAEVTDIFQAVQDGTNAVMLSGESSVGKYPIQSVKVLKCVSLYAEEIARGESYTLDDVYARYPFKAT; translated from the coding sequence ATGAGTATTGACATGATTTGCACAATCGGACCTGCCAGCTTCTCCCCTGCGGTGATTAGAGAGTTGATTCTTGGCGGAATGACGACCGCCAGATTAAATCTGTCTCACGGCACCCATGACAGTCATAGGACAATCATTCGTAATCTAAGGGAAGCCAGCAGTGAAATCGACAGGCCTATCCGAATAATGGGTGATCTTCAGGGTCCTAAAATCCGGTTGGGAGAGATCGAAGGAAACGGCGTTTTTCTCGAAGAAGGGCAGCCCTTTGAGCTATTGGTTACTCCTATTACCGGCAACGTTCACAGAGCGGATATCGACTACCCGGGCATAACAGGTGACATTGGTTCAGGCTCGTTGATTCTTATTAATGACGGCATGGTCAAGCTTGAGGTCACTGAAGTCTCCTCCCAGCGGATAAAAACCAAAGTGACGGTCGGCGGTCAAATAAGCAGTAATAAGGGCGTCAATTTCCCCGGAACGAAACTGAACATTCCCGCACTGACGGATAAGGACCGGGAGGATCTCGCGTTCCTGCTCGAAGAAGGGGTCGATCTGATCGCCTGTTCATTCATCCGCCAAGCTGTGCATCTGGAACAAATCAGGGATGTTTGCCGATCTTTGACCGGAAGCGTTCCCAAACTTGTGGCCAAAATCGAAACGGTGGAAGGCGTGAAAAATTTCCGTGATATAGCGGCCCATTCGGAAGGCATTATGATTGCAAGGGGCGATCTCGGAGTTGAACTGCCGTTTGAGCAAATTCCGCTGATTCAAAAAGCGCTCCTCAGGGAATGCAGGATTTCCGGCACCTACGTCATTACGGCTACTCAAATGCTTCAATCCATGATTGACCAACCGATACCAACCCGAGCTGAAGTGACGGATATCTTTCAGGCGGTCCAAGACGGTACGAATGCGGTTATGCTGTCGGGCGAGAGCTCTGTGGGCAAATATCCGATCCAGTCCGTCAAGGTGCTGAAGTGCGTCTCCCTCTATGCCGAGGAGATCGCTCGCGGGGAGTCCTACACCCTTGATGACGTATACGCCCGCTATCCTTTTAAGGCCACCTGA
- a CDS encoding aldo/keto reductase, with product MKYVQLGNSGLIVSKLAFGAMTFGYGNIPSVYKVGQDQSQELVDRALAAGINFFDTADAYADGQSEEMLGRLLGARRKETVIATKAGNRMGPGLVQSGLSRKHLFDACDASLARLNTDYIDLYIVHKTDPFTPLEETLGALNDLVRQGKARYIGYSNWPAWMAAQAVQIQHERRWATFINGQMYYSLVGRDIEHDTVPFMNNCGVGLTVWSPLAGGFLSGKYTRDNLSDPNNRLSGFDFLPLDKEWGFTVLDAVREIAQNHSATPAQVSLAWLLSQSHVCSVLVGSSKPSQLDDNLSAVDLQLTSEETAKLNELTRPVPLYPNWFTTMTLDGRVVEALK from the coding sequence ATGAAATACGTACAACTGGGCAATTCGGGGTTAATCGTATCAAAGCTGGCGTTCGGGGCTATGACCTTCGGCTACGGGAATATTCCAAGCGTCTACAAGGTAGGACAGGACCAGTCGCAGGAGCTGGTAGACCGGGCGCTCGCAGCCGGGATCAATTTCTTCGACACAGCGGATGCATATGCCGACGGACAAAGCGAGGAAATGCTGGGACGGCTGCTGGGCGCACGGCGGAAAGAAACCGTAATCGCCACGAAAGCCGGCAATCGAATGGGTCCGGGTCTGGTCCAATCCGGGCTCTCCCGCAAGCATTTGTTCGATGCATGCGATGCCAGTCTGGCCCGTTTAAACACCGATTATATCGATCTGTATATTGTTCATAAGACGGACCCGTTTACTCCGCTCGAAGAAACGCTCGGGGCATTGAACGATCTTGTCCGGCAGGGCAAGGCTCGGTATATCGGTTATTCCAACTGGCCTGCATGGATGGCTGCTCAGGCTGTTCAGATCCAGCACGAGCGCCGCTGGGCGACTTTCATTAACGGGCAAATGTATTATTCCTTAGTCGGCCGGGATATCGAGCACGATACGGTTCCTTTCATGAACAATTGCGGAGTCGGATTGACGGTGTGGAGTCCACTCGCCGGCGGCTTCTTAAGCGGCAAGTACACCCGCGATAATCTCAGCGATCCGAATAACCGCCTGAGCGGCTTTGATTTTCTCCCCCTTGATAAGGAATGGGGTTTTACAGTGCTGGATGCCGTCCGGGAAATTGCGCAAAATCATAGCGCAACACCGGCACAAGTGTCACTCGCCTGGCTCCTCTCGCAGTCTCATGTGTGCAGCGTGCTGGTAGGCTCGAGTAAACCTTCCCAGCTCGATGATAATTTAAGTGCGGTCGACCTGCAGCTGACATCGGAAGAAACCGCCAAGCTGAATGAGCTGACACGCCCGGTGCCGCTGTATCCAAACTGGTTCACGACCATGACACTCGATGGACGCGTTGTGGAAGCGCTGAAATAA
- a CDS encoding bifunctional 2-polyprenyl-6-hydroxyphenol methylase/3-demethylubiquinol 3-O-methyltransferase UbiG, translating into MRKHIGYLGDVKGKKIAVLLGSSGRKAIPLAILGGLVTVVDISPENQRYALEVAREAGVEIEYIVSDVFEINMDKLKHAYDIVYLEGGILHYFADLAPFARIVHDLLKAACLR; encoded by the coding sequence TTGAGGAAACATATCGGTTACCTGGGTGACGTGAAGGGTAAGAAGATCGCCGTTTTACTCGGGAGCAGCGGTCGCAAAGCGATCCCTCTTGCCATATTGGGCGGATTGGTCACCGTCGTCGATATCTCACCCGAGAACCAGCGGTACGCGCTGGAAGTGGCAAGAGAAGCAGGGGTGGAAATTGAATATATCGTATCTGACGTATTTGAGATAAACATGGACAAGCTGAAGCATGCCTATGATATCGTCTACCTGGAAGGCGGAATTCTTCATTATTTCGCAGACCTCGCGCCGTTTGCCCGCATTGTCCACGATTTGTTGAAAGCGGCATGTTTGCGTTGA
- a CDS encoding IMP dehydrogenase, with protein MATYYNEPSRTFSEYLLIPNLTTKDCNTANVSLKTPLVKFKKGDSPAYSLNIPFSSAVMQSVSDDRMAVALARCGGISFIFGSQPIEEQAKMVRKVKSYKAGFVVSRSNLTPDHTLQDVLALKEKNGHSTFAITHDGTPNGKLLGIVTSRDYRISRDSPDKKISSFMTPFDSLIYGKSGITLSEANDLIWDHKLNCLPIVTGDQCLDYLVFRKDYDAHKEYPYELLDTNKSYIVGAGINSKDYMERVPALVEAGVDVLVIDSSDGYSEWQRETIEYVKANFDVKIGAGNVVDKEGFLYLVEAGADFVKVGIGGGSICITREQKGIGRGQASAVIEVAEAREKYFEETGIYVPICSDGGIVHDYHITLALAMGADFVMMGRYFARFDESPTRKLKVGNNFVKEFWGEGSNRARNWERYDTGGKSGLLFEEGVDSYVPYAGGLQENLDKTLGKIKSTMCNCGSKTIEEMQRNARITLVSATSLVEGGAHDVILKESGLSGE; from the coding sequence ATGGCAACCTATTACAATGAACCGTCGCGGACATTCAGCGAGTATTTGCTCATTCCGAATTTGACGACCAAGGATTGCAATACCGCTAACGTCAGCCTAAAGACACCGCTGGTTAAGTTCAAGAAAGGCGACAGCCCGGCGTATTCGCTCAACATTCCGTTCTCCTCGGCGGTAATGCAGTCTGTTTCCGATGACAGAATGGCAGTCGCACTGGCACGCTGCGGAGGTATCTCGTTTATCTTCGGTTCACAGCCGATCGAGGAACAGGCCAAGATGGTCCGCAAGGTCAAAAGCTATAAAGCCGGCTTTGTTGTCAGCCGCTCGAATCTCACCCCCGATCACACCCTCCAGGATGTATTGGCTTTGAAAGAGAAGAACGGACACTCCACCTTCGCCATCACCCACGACGGCACCCCCAACGGCAAGCTGCTGGGCATCGTGACGAGCCGGGATTACCGGATCAGCCGCGATTCGCCGGATAAGAAGATAAGCAGCTTTATGACACCCTTCGATTCACTCATTTACGGCAAATCGGGCATTACCCTATCTGAAGCCAACGACCTTATCTGGGATCACAAGCTTAATTGCCTGCCGATCGTAACGGGCGACCAGTGTCTCGACTATCTTGTCTTCCGCAAAGACTATGATGCACATAAGGAATATCCGTACGAGCTGCTTGATACCAATAAAAGCTACATCGTCGGGGCCGGCATTAACAGCAAGGATTACATGGAGCGGGTACCGGCGCTTGTCGAAGCGGGAGTAGACGTGCTGGTCATCGACTCGTCGGATGGGTACAGTGAATGGCAGCGCGAGACGATCGAATACGTCAAGGCGAACTTCGACGTGAAGATCGGCGCCGGTAACGTAGTCGACAAGGAAGGGTTCCTCTACTTGGTGGAAGCCGGAGCGGATTTCGTAAAGGTCGGGATCGGCGGCGGCTCCATATGTATCACGCGCGAGCAGAAAGGAATCGGACGGGGTCAGGCGTCGGCAGTAATCGAGGTTGCGGAAGCCCGGGAGAAATATTTCGAAGAGACGGGCATTTACGTCCCGATCTGCTCGGACGGCGGCATTGTCCACGATTACCACATCACGCTTGCCCTCGCCATGGGAGCGGACTTCGTTATGATGGGACGGTATTTTGCCCGTTTCGACGAGAGCCCGACACGCAAGCTGAAGGTCGGCAACAATTTCGTGAAGGAATTCTGGGGTGAAGGCTCCAACAGAGCGCGGAACTGGGAACGGTACGATACAGGCGGCAAGTCGGGTCTGCTGTTTGAGGAAGGCGTGGACTCTTATGTGCCTTATGCGGGCGGCCTTCAGGAAAATCTGGACAAGACGCTTGGCAAAATCAAATCGACCATGTGCAACTGCGGTTCCAAGACGATTGAAGAGATGCAGCGCAATGCGCGCATAACGCTCGTGTCGGCTACCAGTCTGGTCGAAGGCGGCGCTCATGACGTGATCCTGAAGGAAAGCGGTCTGTCCGGGGAATAA
- a CDS encoding NAD(P)-binding domain-containing protein produces the protein MKNKFDIVIAGGGPGGIQLALTLKELNEQYGTDINFVILEAEKHAGSFYRKFPVHGQLISNNKLYSGKPAEHRFTERFDWNSLLTKEKKILMRNYSTDFHPRREALFDMIQDLVLEYQLPIHFETKWLNTRKNDEGTFEVITDKGNYYCRYFILATGLVPKIPTIPGLEHVTMYENMREKEYYRDKRVLILGKGNSAMESAQDILNEANLIMLASPSSARLAYKTHYVGSIRATNSWLIENYQLKHQAALLDCHVVDIQKRDDGYDVTVTYVHAQNETETLFFNEVIAATGFKPNFVNLMEDFNIQIINDKFPSITGEFESTDVSNLFFAGAQTHGLDFRETSSGFIHGFRYNSKILANILMERLNAPLGYRNIATNKIVEEILQELNESPDLWLQPGFIAYILKYRQGQWTEVGYRTLKDFKECSLDADECLLAATLEYGDIHKFEDPLSIPRIPGEPSESAHIHPVIRVRKAHKELMKYDLEEHLESRFTDPKYTAVLSELIKGIMKDHFIRA, from the coding sequence TTGAAAAACAAGTTTGACATCGTAATTGCAGGCGGGGGTCCTGGGGGAATCCAACTGGCTTTGACTCTGAAAGAACTGAATGAGCAGTACGGTACCGATATTAATTTTGTCATTTTGGAAGCTGAGAAGCATGCAGGTTCCTTTTATAGGAAATTTCCGGTACATGGACAATTGATCAGCAACAACAAATTGTATTCCGGCAAGCCTGCGGAGCACCGCTTTACAGAAAGGTTTGATTGGAACAGTTTGCTTACGAAAGAGAAGAAGATCTTGATGCGAAACTACAGCACGGATTTTCACCCAAGAAGAGAAGCGTTATTTGATATGATTCAAGATTTGGTGTTGGAGTACCAGCTGCCAATACATTTCGAGACCAAGTGGTTGAATACAAGAAAGAATGACGAGGGAACTTTTGAGGTGATCACGGATAAGGGCAATTATTACTGCCGTTATTTCATTCTTGCTACGGGCCTTGTTCCGAAAATACCAACCATTCCGGGATTGGAACATGTAACAATGTACGAGAATATGCGTGAAAAAGAATACTACAGGGATAAAAGGGTGCTCATTTTAGGCAAGGGTAATAGCGCCATGGAGAGCGCGCAGGATATTCTGAACGAAGCAAACCTGATAATGCTGGCCAGCCCCAGTTCGGCACGCCTGGCATACAAAACGCATTATGTCGGCAGCATTCGTGCAACCAACAGTTGGCTCATTGAGAATTATCAGCTAAAGCATCAAGCAGCGCTTCTCGATTGCCATGTAGTGGACATTCAAAAAAGAGATGACGGCTACGATGTGACGGTAACCTACGTGCATGCGCAGAACGAGACTGAAACCTTGTTTTTCAACGAAGTTATTGCGGCTACCGGTTTTAAACCGAATTTTGTGAATCTAATGGAAGATTTCAATATTCAAATCATTAATGACAAGTTTCCTTCGATCACCGGGGAATTTGAATCGACCGATGTTTCGAATCTGTTTTTTGCGGGGGCTCAAACACACGGATTGGATTTTAGAGAGACGTCAAGCGGGTTCATTCATGGATTTCGGTATAATTCAAAAATACTGGCGAATATCTTGATGGAACGCCTGAATGCGCCTTTAGGTTATCGGAACATTGCAACAAACAAGATTGTGGAGGAAATCCTTCAAGAGCTTAATGAGTCTCCCGATCTCTGGCTGCAGCCGGGATTCATTGCCTATATCCTGAAGTATCGTCAGGGACAATGGACGGAAGTAGGATACCGAACCTTGAAGGATTTTAAAGAATGTTCGCTTGATGCGGACGAATGCTTGTTGGCAGCAACTCTGGAATACGGGGACATTCATAAATTTGAGGATCCGCTTAGCATTCCGAGAATTCCCGGGGAGCCGTCCGAAAGTGCTCATATCCACCCGGTGATTCGTGTACGCAAGGCACATAAAGAGCTGATGAAATACGACTTGGAAGAGCACTTGGAGTCACGATTTACGGATCCGAAGTACACTGCAGTATTATCCGAATTAATTAAGGGAATTATGAAAGACCATTTTATTCGGGCGTAG
- a CDS encoding GNAT family N-acetyltransferase, giving the protein MMHIRLLESSDAEIYRDILLMSLKDSPEAFLTTYELEKEKSIEMIRNNLMPSDSQFTLGAFNKNNRLVGIVRFIREDNLKTNHKGSVIGMFVLPEWRGQGIGKALMKQLIKKAKKCDGLERINLTVISNNDTAKNLYRSIGYEVYGSECNAIKTDGQYWDADFMVLII; this is encoded by the coding sequence ATGATGCACATCCGATTATTAGAAAGCTCAGATGCGGAAATTTACAGAGATATCCTTCTTATGTCGCTTAAGGATAGTCCTGAAGCTTTTCTGACCACTTATGAGCTTGAAAAAGAAAAATCAATTGAAATGATACGGAATAATTTAATGCCATCCGATAGTCAATTTACGTTGGGTGCTTTTAATAAAAATAACAGGTTGGTTGGAATTGTAAGGTTTATCCGGGAAGACAATTTGAAAACAAACCACAAAGGCAGTGTTATTGGCATGTTTGTTTTACCTGAATGGCGCGGACAAGGAATAGGCAAGGCATTAATGAAACAATTGATTAAAAAAGCAAAAAAATGTGATGGGCTTGAGCGAATTAATTTAACCGTGATCTCAAATAATGATACTGCCAAGAATCTTTACAGATCAATCGGTTATGAGGTATACGGTTCAGAATGCAATGCTATAAAGACTGATGGACAGTATTGGGACGCAGATTTTATGGTGTTGATTATCTAG